One Euphorbia lathyris chromosome 1, ddEupLath1.1, whole genome shotgun sequence DNA segment encodes these proteins:
- the LOC136221326 gene encoding putative pentatricopeptide repeat-containing protein At3g23330 — protein MGGDRKSKEEKKRSRKRSPSLSSSEDEGQRRKRHRREKEEAGERKSRKSDDKKEKRKDKKSHKHRSDKEKKSKDKHRAKHHKGDMKIQELSSDDYFLKNNEFSTWLQEEREVFFSDLSSESARELFSDFVKDWNNQKLDSRFYEGISKGPRCAHSWKFKKKHLDLAFWCRKITAFNSKSILSPPYPSNLRPISAISSQCIQLPQESTNHGQDTVILANHPNPEISCFYQKGFSQITRESTGKALHALCIKGLEDLGVFFNNTLINMYSKFGHMGLARYVFDKMSERNESSWNHMMSAFVRAGLYRESIVFLNEMMNLGINPSGFAISSLITACERSGFMLIEGIQVHDLVVKLGFLSDVFVGTSLLHFYGAYELGLNARMVFDEMPDKNVVSWTAMMVAYADIGDSGEVMDMYAQMRWDGVSCNANNLATVISSCGSLEDELLGVQILGQAMKFGLETDVSVGNALVSMFGSFGRVEEACYVFGGMNERDTISWNSMISVYVRNGLCEESLRCFRWMRAVHDCIDSTTLASLLSGCDSVDYLKWGRGIQSLAVKSGLDTNVCVCNTLIAMYSGAGESEYAELVFRRMADRDLISWNSMLACHVQNGNCMDALKVFMRIFRLTRGANYVTFTSALAACSNPEFVTEAKILHALVMITGLQENLIVGNALITLYAKSGMMVEAKKAFQTICKRDVVSWNALIGGYADNEEPDDALKFFVLMREDGVRSNYITISNVLGACATPNVLFEHGMPIHAYAVTTGLESDEYVQNSLVTMYAKCGDLDSSNSVFRESSNKNAVAWNAAIAANARHGEVEEALKLLAKMRHVGLDLDQFSFSECLAGTATLAMLEEGQQLQSLAIKLGFESDPFVYNAMMDMYAKCGEIDDVLRIIPQPLQRSRLSWNILISSFAKHGCFDKARETFHEMLKLGVKPDHVTFVSLLSACSHGGLVEEGLAYYNSMTKEFDVRVGINHCVCIVDLLGRSGRLAEAEAFIKQMPVPPTDLIWRSLLAASKTHCNLELGRKAAENIFKIDPSDDSAYVLYSNVCASTGRWDDVETLRKRMGSNKIKKKRACSWVKSKNEISTFGMGDQSHPRSSQIYGKLEELKRMIKEAGYVPDTSYALQDTDEEQKEHNLWNHSERLALAFGLLTTPEYSTIKVFKNLRVCGDCHSVYKFVSELLGRKIILRDPYRFHHFSGGKCSCSDYW, from the exons ATGGGAGGCGATCGGAAGTcgaaggaggagaagaagagaagTAGGAAGAGAAGCCCCTCCCTGTCTTCCTCTGAAG ACGAAGGACAACGCAGAAAACGGCATAGAAGGGAGAAAGAAGAAGCAGGGGAAAGGAAGAGCAGAAAGAGTGATGATAAGAAAGAAAAGCGAAAGGACAAAAAATCTCATAAGCACCGCTCTGATAAAG AAAAGAAGTCAAAGGATAAGCACAGAGCTAAACATCACAAAGGCGACATG AAAATCCAGGAACTGTCCAGCGATGATTACTTCTTGAAGAACAATGAGTTCTCTACGTGGCTGCAGGAGGAGAGGGAAGTGTTCTTCTCCGATCTTTCATCGGAGTCTGCACGTGAACTGTTTTCTGACTTCGTCAAGGATTGGAACAACCAAAAGCTCGACTCTCGCTTCTACGAGGGCATTTCAAAAGGACCGAGGTGTGCACACAGTTGGAAATTCAAA AAAAAACACTTAGACCTGGCTTTTTGGTGTAGAAAAATCACTGCTTTCAACTCCAAATCCATTCTTTCTCCTCCATACCCTTCAAATCTCAGACCAATCTCTGCAATCTCTTCACAATGCATACAATTACCACAAGAATCCACAAACCATGGACAAGATACTGTTATTCTCGCAAACCACCCGAACCCGGAAATCTCCTGCTTCTATCAAAAGGGGTTCTCACAAATCACCCGAGAATCCACTGGAAAAGCATTACACGCTCTTTGCATTAAAGGCCTGGAAGATTTGGGGGTTTTCTTCAATAACACTTTGATTAACATGTACTCGAAATTTGGTCATATGGGTCTTGCTCGttatgtgtttgataaaatgtctGAAAGAAATGAGTCTTCTTGGAATCATATGATGTCTGCATTTGTTCGTGCAGGTTTATACAGGGAATCAATTGTGTTCCTTAATGAGATGATGAATTTGGGGATTAATCCTAGTGGATTTGCGATTTCTAGTTTGATTACTGCTTGTGAAAGGTCTGGTTTTATGTTGATTGAAGGGATTCAAGTTCATGATTTGGTTGTGAAATTAGGGTTTCTTTCTGATGTGTTTGTTGGTACTTCGCTTTTGCATTTCTATGGGGCTTATGAATTGGGATTGAATGCTAGGATGGTTTTCGATGAGATGCCGGATAAGAATGTTGTTTCGTGGACTGCTATGATGGTTGCGTACGCGGATATTGGGGATTCGGGGGAAGTGATGGATATGTATGCGCAGATGAGATGGGACGGAGTGAGTTGTAATGCGAATAATTTAGCTACTGTGATTAGTTCTTGCGGATCACTCGAGGATGAGCTCTTGGGTGTTCAAATTCTAGGGCAGGCTATGAAGTTTGGTTTAGAAACTGATGTTTCGGTGGGGAATGCTCTGGTATCGATGTTTGGGAGTTTCGGTAGAGTGGAAGAGGCTTGTTATGTTTTTGGTGGCATGAATGAACGTGACACGATTTCATGGAACTCGATGATTTCTGTGTATGTGCGGAATGGTCTTTGCGAGGAATCGCTTAGGTGTTTTCGTTGGATGCGGGCTGTTCATGATTGTATAGATTCTACAACGCTGGCAAGTTTGTTATCAGGATGTGATTCTGTGGATTATTTGAAATGGGGCAGAGGAATTCAATCTTTAGCAGTAAAATCGGGATTGGACACGAATGTTTGTGTTTGCAATACGCTTATAGCAATGTATTCTGGTGCGGGGGAATCTGAATATGCAGAGTTGGTATTCCGAAGAATGGCGGATAGGGATTTGATTTCTTGGAATTCAATGTTGGCTTGTCATGTTCAAAATGGGAATTGTATGGATGCCCTGAAAGTCTTTATGCGGATTTTTCGTTTGACAAGGGGCGCAAACTATGTCACTTTCACTAGTGCGTTGGCTGCCTGTTCAAACCCGGAATTTGTCACCGAAGCAAAGATTCTTCATGCCCTTGTAATGATAACAGGCCTACAAGAAAATTTGATTGTTGGGAATGCGTTGATTACCTTGTATGCGAAGTCTGGTATGATGGTTGAAGCGAAGAAAGCATTTCAAACAATCTGCAAGAGGGATGTGGTTAGCTGGAACGCGCTTATTGGTGGTTATGCAGACAATGAAGAACCCGATGATGCGCTGAAATTCTTCGTTTTGATGAGAGAAGACGGTGTCCGTTCGAACTACATTACGATTTCGAACGTTCTTGGTGCTTGCGCAACTCCAAATGTTCTATTCGAACACGGGATGCCCATTCATGCGTATGCAGTGACTACAGGATTGGAATCAGATGAATATGTGCAGAATTCACTTGTCACGATGTATGCCAAGTGCGGTGATCTCGATTCAAGTAACAGCGTGTTCAGAGAGTCGAGTAATAAGAATGCTGTAGCGTGGAATGCTGCTATCGCTGCAAATGCTCGTCATGGCGAGGTGGAAGAAGCATTGAAACTTCTTGCGAAAATGAGACATGTCGGGCTAGATTTGGATCAGTTCAGCTTCTCCGAGTGCCTTGCCGGTACGGCTACATTGGCAATGTTGGAAGAAGGCCAACAGCTTCAAAGTTTGGCTATCAAACTCGGGTTTGAGTCGGATCCTTTCGTTTATAATGCCATGATGGATATGTATGCAAAATGTGGCGAAATAGATGACGTGTTGAGAATAATCCCTCAACCTCTTCAACGGTCACGGTTATCCTGGAACATATTGATATCTTCATTTGCCAAACACGGGTGTTTCGATAAGGCCAGGGAAACGTTTCACGAAATGCTGAAGTTGGGAGTAAAACCTGATCATGTAACCTTTGTGTCTCTTCTTTCCGCCTGCAGTCACGGTGGCCTTGTGGAGGAGGGTCTTGCATACTATAATTCAATGACGAAAGAGTTCGACGTTCGGGTAGGAATAAACCATTGTGTATGCATTGTTGATCTTCTTGGTCGATCAGGACGACTCGCTGAAGCTGAAGCTTTCATCAAGCAAATGCCAGTCCCGCCAACTGACCTTATATGGCGAAGCTTATTGGCTGCCTCTAAAACACATTGCAATCTTGAACTCGGGCGAAAAGCTGCAGAAAACATCTTCAAAATAGACCCGTCCGATGATTCTGCTTATGTTCTTTATTCAAATGTTTGTGCAAGCACCGGAAGATGGGATGATGTAGAGACTCTCAGGAAGCGAATGGGATCGAATAAGATAAAGAAGAAACGGGCTTGCAGCTGGGTGAAGTCGAAGAACGAAATCAGTACATTCGGA